The genome window CGACGATCAGGCGAAAGAAATCGCGATCCTCCCTTGTGGCAAAGCCATAAAGCGAGGCGCTGTCTTCGCGGTAAACCGAATGGATGAATAGGCTGCATTGATTGCCCTCGGCTGGCACTTTTTCTGCCGTCGTGATCGGGATATGCACCTCATAGCCGACACCGCCTGCGTCGATGACGACCATCAGTGGGGTGGTTTCGAGGACGGTTCCTTTTAGGCGAGCGATCATTCAGTGAGAGTGAGAAGTGGCAGTGAGAGCGGAGTCTTGCTAGTCAACGAGACCGAGCACGTCTTCCATGTTATAGACACCTGGAGCTTTGCCGACTGCCCAATGTGCAGCGCGGACGGAGCCCTGGGCAAAGATCTTGCGGTCAGTCGCGCGGTGGGTGAGTTCGATGCGTTCGCCTTCGCCGCAGAAATAGACGGTGTGTTCACCAACGATGTCGCCGCCTCGGATTGCATGCACACCGATTTCTTTACGTGGGCGTGCACCGACGAGGCCTTCGCGACCATGCACGACTTGTTCGTCGTTGAGCTCGTAGGACTCCTTAAGAATCTCGATTAGGCGCTCAGCAGTGCCGCTGGGGGCGTCTTTTTTGTGGTGGTGGTGCATTTCCAGCACTTCCGGCTCGTATTGTTCACCCAGAATGGCAGCAGCCTTGCGGGTCAAATAGTTCAGTGTATTAACGCCGACTGAGTAGTTGCCTGCCCAGACGACGGGGATCTTACCTTCGACGGTGGCGAGAATCGCCGCTTTTTCTTCTGGGGTGTGACCAGTCGTGCCGATGACTAGAGGAATGTTGTTGGCGACTGCCAACTCCGCGATGCCAGGAGTGATTTCGTGAAAACTAAAGTCGATGATCGCATCGCAGTTGGCGACGTTTGCGCTAGGATCGTCGCCTGCGTCACATGCGGAAGCGATGACTGCGTTATTAGATTCGGCGACTTCGGAGATGGCGAGACCCATGCGTCCGCGTGAGCCGTTGAGTAGAATGTTAAGAGCCATGTTAAATAGTTATTTGAGCGTGATTAGACGAGACCGAGGTCTGCGAATAGTGTGTCGAGCACTTGGCGTGTGCCATCGGTGAGACCGGCAAGCGGGAGTCGGACTTCATCGGATTGGATGATGCCTGCTTGCTTGAGTGCATACTTGATTGGCACTGGGTTCGGTTCGAGGAAGATGGCCTTAAAGAAAGGATAATACTTGTGGTAAGTTTCGCGGGCGGTCGCGTAGTCGTTGTTGTTCGCGGCCTGCACCATCTGCACGAGGGGAGATACGACGAGGTTTGACGCGACGCTGATGACACCAGTTGCACCGGCGGACATGAAGGGAAGGATCAAGCCATCGTCACCACTCATTACGGAGTAGTCCGGGCCGAGCGCGCGCACGTATTCGGTGACCTTCTCGCAAGAACCTTCGGCAGCCTTCATGCAGCAGACGTGCGGATACTTCTCATAGAGGCGGGCGGTGACATCGACTGAGATCTCAATGCCACAGCGGGATGGGATCGAGTAAAGCACGATGGGCTTCTCTGTGGCCTCAGCGATCTTGCTGAAATGTAGAAACAGTCCTTCTTGGCTAGGCTTGTTGTAGTAGGGCGCGACGATCAGAAAGCCGTCTGCACCAGCGGCTTCAGCTTGTTGCGTCAGATCGATGGCTTCGTCGGTTGAATTCGAGCCAGTGCCTGCGATTACGGGCACTTTACCGCCAGCGGCTGCGACCGTTGCGCGAACCACTTCGATGTGCTCCTTATGGTTGAGTGTCGGAGACTCGCCGGTGGTGCCCACGGATACGAGCCCGTCGATGTTGCCTTCAAGTTGATGGGCGACGAGCGCTTCGAGATCTTCGAAAGAGACGGCACCTTGGCGCAGTGGTGTGGCCAAGGCTGTAAAAACGCCTGAGAATTGATTTGTCTTCATGTTCTGTTCGGAAAGGATTGTAGTTGGTCGTATGACTACAGATTTGCTCTAGCACGTCGATATCGTCCTGCTTGTTCAATAGAAATTTTCGTATTCATTTTAATCTACCCCTTTGCACATTATGTCGGTTCTTGAAACAATTCACGGTCTTCTCTCGCTCGCTGTCGAAAATGGAGCCAGTGATGTTCACATTAAATCCAATAAGCCTGCCTTTTTAAGGCTCAGCGGTCGACTTGAGCTGGTTGAGATGGATCCGATCGCGCCAGATGAGGTTCGCGAGTTTATTGAACAAACTGTGCCAGCGGAGTTTTATGATATTTGGGTGAAGAACCGTCAGGTAGACTATTCGTATAATTCCCCCAATGTCGGACGTTTTCGTGTGAACGGATTTTTGCAACGTGGTCTGCCTAGTATTGTGATGCGACACGTGAGTGATCATCCGCCAACATTTGGGGCCTTGAACCTCGATGGCACCACTTTGGCTCAATTATGTTCAGCGAAGAATGGCATTGTGCTACTGTGCGGGGCGACTGGTTCTGGTAAGAGCTCCACGTTGGCCGCTATGCTGAATCACATTAATCACAGCTATGATAGGCATATTGTGACCTTGGAAGATCCGATTGAGTATACTTATACGGATGTTAAATCGATCATTAATCAGCGTGAGATCGGTATCGATTGCCCTAGCTTCGCCCAAGGCATGCGCTCAGTGCTGCGTCAGGATCCTGATGTCATTCTTATCGGCGAAATGCGTGACCGCGATACATTTGAGACAGCCCTGCAAGCTTCGGAGACGGGGCACTTGGTTTTTGCCACATTGCACGCATCGAATGCGCAGCAAGCTGTTCAGCGACTCTTTGAGTTTTTTCCAGAAGAACGTAGGGTGTCTCTGCAACGGCAACTTTCGGGTGTATTGCTCGCGACGATTACCCAGAAGCTGTTGCCAGCATTGGAGGGAGGCGGGCGTATGCCAGTGTCGGAAGCCTTTGTGCTTGATGCATTGGCTCGTAAGACGATTCAAGATGGACAGTTTGAGAAGATCGAGGCTGTCATTGAAGCGTCGGAGGATAATGGGTCGAAGACATTTAACCAGGATCTATTCCGCCTCGTCAAAGGCGGGCTGATCTCAAAAGATGATGCAATCAACAACTCGCCGAACCCGCGCCAATTGGAGATGAATCTGAAGGGGATCTTCCTCAGTAGCGGTGGAATCGTGGAATAAGTCTGCTTGGCTGTGCATTGTCTTATTATCGGTAAAGTGTGGCCCGAGCCTAGCTCGACGGCGGCCGGGCGACGCACGCAAGATATTATTCATGCGTTACAGTCTGCGGATTATCGTGTAAGTTTCGCCTGTGCGGCGCACCCGTCGACGCATTGTTTAGATCTGACGAGGATCGGAGTCGAGTCGCACGCAGTGCAGCCGAACGATGCGAATTTTGATACGTGGATTGCCGCGCTTGATCCTGATGTGGTGATTTTTGACCGTTTCATGATCGAGGAGCAGTTTGGTTGGCGTGTGGAGACTGCTTGTCCTCAGGCGCTGCGTGTGCTCGATACCAGTGATTTACATTGCTTGCGTGATGCACGCCAGACGCAGCTAAAGAAGGGCGGGGAGCTCGATTTGTATAACGAGATTGCGCTGCGAGAAATTGCGGCGATTCATCGCTCAGACTTTACGTTGATGATTTCTGAATATGAGATGTCTGTGTTGCGCGATACCTTTGCTATTCCCATGGAGCAAATTGTGTATTGGCCGTTTATGTTGGAGCGACGCGACGCGACGTTTGCTGGATTCGATGAACGACAGCATTTTATTATGATTGGCAGTTTTATGCATCCGCCGAATGTGGATGCCGTGCGTTGGTGTCGGCAGGCTATTTGGCCTTTGATTCGCAACGAGTTACCACAGGCCGAGCTGCATTGTTACGGCTCGTATGGTGATAAATTTAAAGGTGAGTTACACGCACCGAAGCAGGGTTTTTATTTTAAAGGGCGTGCGGATGATGCCTTGGCAACGATGGTGAACTATCGGGTGAACTTGGCGCCGCTCCGCTACGGTGCCGGCTTAAAGGGGAAGGTGTTTGATGGTTTTCAATCAGGCACGCCGAGTGTGACGACACCAATAGGTGCTGAGGGCATCGCAGGGGCGATGGATTGGGGCTGTGCGGTTTCGGCGGACCCGCAAGTGTTTGCCGACGCAGCAGTTAAGGTTTATACCGATGCGGTGCAGTGGTCGCAGGTGCAGGAATGTGGTCAGCGAATTGCTCGGGGGCGCTTTAGTTCAGTGGAGTGGATGTCGCAGCTTTCGCGGGCAATAGAGCAGGGAATCACTTATCTGACAGAGCGCCGGAAGCAGCAATTCACTGGTCGCATGTTACGGCATCATCATCACCGCAGCACCGAGTTTATGAGTCGCTGGATTGAGGCGAAGAACCGGTAGCGTTGACTGTTTTTTATCTGTGCTGAGCGACGTGCTGCTGTAGTGACGGGAAAAACTCTAGAAAATCGATCTCGATATTGGCGTATTCTCGAATGACATCGTCAAAGTAATCGGTGGCACACTCTCTGCGCAATACGCGTTCGGATAATCGTAAGTCGACTTTACGCATGCCGCGTTGGATGCCGTTGACTTTTGCATAGCGACCGAGTGTATCTGCGGCGATGATACTGCTTACGAAATAGTTGATCTCGTCGGGGTATTGATCGAGCACTTGCTCGGCACGTTGGTAAAAGTCGTTGAGGAATTCCCTCGCGGTAGTCGTGTTGTTATAACGTGCCCAGTTTTTAATGAGCATATGATCGTAGCTCAGGTCGATCGCAACCGCACGTAAGAAGCCTTTAGCGCGGAGTCGCTGTCGACTTCTGTGGAAGACCTCGTGGCTGTCGGTAAATGCATCAATTTTTCGGTGCATCCGAAGTCCAGCCTCAGTCGACGGATGAATGCCTGACCACGTTTTGCCCTTTACGAAATCAGCGATCAAGTTGCCGAGTTGAAAGTGAACGCATGGTTCTGAGAGAAAGACGTGCGCGACCCAATTCATTGATTTGCAGGGTGGGTGGATTGGTCCGAGATTATCATTTCTGCCGCTATGTTTACTTCTTCAGCGCTGCATCGAACCAGTTGTTACCGAAGTCGTTACCGCCGCCGCGATTATTGCGGCCACCGTTATTGCCGCGTTGCTGATTGCCTCCGCGTGGTTTGCTGCTTCCGGGAGTGCCAGAGCGCTCTTTTTTGCCGCCGATCTCGGGTTGCTTCTTCATGGAGAGCGCGATGCGGTTGCGCTGCATGTCGACTTCGGTGACGGTTACGTTTACCTTGTCGCCGACTTTCACGACTTTGTTAGGATCATCGACGAATTTATCCGCGAGTTGGCTGATGTGAACGAGGCCGTCTTGGTGCACGCCGATGTCGACGAAGGCTCCAAAGGCGGTGACGTTGGTTACGATACCAGGAAGCTTCATGCCGAGGGTAAGGTCGGATGGTTTCTCGACGCCGTCGGCGAATTGAAAGATTTCGAATTGTTTACGCGGATCGCGGCCTGGCTTGGCTAGCTCGTCCATGATGTCGCGCAGGGTCGGCAGGCCGACTTCGTCGGATACGTAATTCTCGAGTTTGATTTTCGCGCGTGCTGCGCTGTCTTTGGTCAGGTCGGCGAGTTGGCAACCCACGGCGGCAGCCATTTGCTCGACGAGTTTGTAGCGCTCCGGGTGCACCCCGCTTTGGTCGAGCGGGTGTGCGGCATCGCGAATGCGTAGGAAGCCGGCGCATTGCTCAAAGGCTTTTGGTCCGAGGCGACTGACTTTAGAAAGTTCCTTGCGCGATTTGAATGGGCCGTTCTCTTGGCGGTGTGCGACGATGTTGGTAGCGATCGTTTCGTTCAGACCCGCGACGTAAGAGAGTAGTTGCTTACTCGCGGTGTTCACTTCGACGCCGACTTTGTTCACGCTAGAGATGACGGTGTCGTCCAGGATGCGTTTGAGGGCGTATTGGTCGACGTCGTGTTGGTATTGTCCGACGCCGATTGATTTCGGGTCGAGTTTCACAAGCTCGGCGAGTGGATCCATTAGGCGACGACCGATTGAAACGGCGCCGCGCACGGTGATGTCCTCGTTGGGGAATTCCTCGCGC of Lentimonas sp. CC4 contains these proteins:
- the dapB gene encoding 4-hydroxy-tetrahydrodipicolinate reductase produces the protein MALNILLNGSRGRMGLAISEVAESNNAVIASACDAGDDPSANVANCDAIIDFSFHEITPGIAELAVANNIPLVIGTTGHTPEEKAAILATVEGKIPVVWAGNYSVGVNTLNYLTRKAAAILGEQYEPEVLEMHHHHKKDAPSGTAERLIEILKESYELNDEQVVHGREGLVGARPRKEIGVHAIRGGDIVGEHTVYFCGEGERIELTHRATDRKIFAQGSVRAAHWAVGKAPGVYNMEDVLGLVD
- the dapA gene encoding 4-hydroxy-tetrahydrodipicolinate synthase; translated protein: MKTNQFSGVFTALATPLRQGAVSFEDLEALVAHQLEGNIDGLVSVGTTGESPTLNHKEHIEVVRATVAAAGGKVPVIAGTGSNSTDEAIDLTQQAEAAGADGFLIVAPYYNKPSQEGLFLHFSKIAEATEKPIVLYSIPSRCGIEISVDVTARLYEKYPHVCCMKAAEGSCEKVTEYVRALGPDYSVMSGDDGLILPFMSAGATGVISVASNLVVSPLVQMVQAANNNDYATARETYHKYYPFFKAIFLEPNPVPIKYALKQAGIIQSDEVRLPLAGLTDGTRQVLDTLFADLGLV
- a CDS encoding PilT/PilU family type 4a pilus ATPase, whose translation is MSVLETIHGLLSLAVENGASDVHIKSNKPAFLRLSGRLELVEMDPIAPDEVREFIEQTVPAEFYDIWVKNRQVDYSYNSPNVGRFRVNGFLQRGLPSIVMRHVSDHPPTFGALNLDGTTLAQLCSAKNGIVLLCGATGSGKSSTLAAMLNHINHSYDRHIVTLEDPIEYTYTDVKSIINQREIGIDCPSFAQGMRSVLRQDPDVILIGEMRDRDTFETALQASETGHLVFATLHASNAQQAVQRLFEFFPEERRVSLQRQLSGVLLATITQKLLPALEGGGRMPVSEAFVLDALARKTIQDGQFEKIEAVIEASEDNGSKTFNQDLFRLVKGGLISKDDAINNSPNPRQLEMNLKGIFLSSGGIVE
- a CDS encoding glycosyltransferase, whose amino-acid sequence is MHCLIIGKVWPEPSSTAAGRRTQDIIHALQSADYRVSFACAAHPSTHCLDLTRIGVESHAVQPNDANFDTWIAALDPDVVIFDRFMIEEQFGWRVETACPQALRVLDTSDLHCLRDARQTQLKKGGELDLYNEIALREIAAIHRSDFTLMISEYEMSVLRDTFAIPMEQIVYWPFMLERRDATFAGFDERQHFIMIGSFMHPPNVDAVRWCRQAIWPLIRNELPQAELHCYGSYGDKFKGELHAPKQGFYFKGRADDALATMVNYRVNLAPLRYGAGLKGKVFDGFQSGTPSVTTPIGAEGIAGAMDWGCAVSADPQVFADAAVKVYTDAVQWSQVQECGQRIARGRFSSVEWMSQLSRAIEQGITYLTERRKQQFTGRMLRHHHHRSTEFMSRWIEAKNR
- a CDS encoding ACP phosphodiesterase; the protein is MNWVAHVFLSEPCVHFQLGNLIADFVKGKTWSGIHPSTEAGLRMHRKIDAFTDSHEVFHRSRQRLRAKGFLRAVAIDLSYDHMLIKNWARYNNTTTAREFLNDFYQRAEQVLDQYPDEINYFVSSIIAADTLGRYAKVNGIQRGMRKVDLRLSERVLRRECATDYFDDVIREYANIEIDFLEFFPSLQQHVAQHR